A stretch of the Aggregicoccus sp. 17bor-14 genome encodes the following:
- a CDS encoding GNAT family N-acetyltransferase: MPPPFAPLRTPRLLIRGVRRADATAHFAYASDPEVTRWVSWGPFTEPAQSEAWAEEAERGAAAGLLRPLGITLADSPDAPLIGHLGLFWWGKETHVLELGFALGRAHWGQGYATEAAGALAGWALRERAGGLLRLEARCAVANAGSARVLERLGFVREGTLRGRGLKAGRLVDQHVYGLLASDPAARTLAEG, from the coding sequence ATGCCCCCGCCCTTCGCGCCCCTGCGCACCCCTCGCCTGCTCATCCGCGGCGTGCGCCGCGCGGACGCGACCGCGCACTTCGCCTACGCGAGCGACCCGGAGGTGACGCGCTGGGTGTCCTGGGGGCCCTTCACCGAGCCCGCGCAGAGCGAGGCCTGGGCGGAGGAGGCCGAGCGGGGCGCGGCGGCGGGGCTCTTACGACCGCTGGGCATCACCCTCGCGGACAGTCCGGATGCGCCCCTCATCGGCCACCTCGGGCTCTTCTGGTGGGGCAAGGAGACGCACGTGCTCGAGCTCGGCTTCGCGCTGGGCCGCGCCCACTGGGGCCAGGGCTACGCGACCGAGGCCGCGGGGGCGCTGGCCGGGTGGGCGCTGCGCGAGCGCGCGGGGGGCCTGCTCCGGCTGGAGGCCCGCTGCGCCGTGGCGAACGCCGGCAGCGCGCGGGTGCTCGAGCGGCTGGGCTTCGTGCGCGAGGGCACGCTGCGCGGGCGGGGCCTCAAGGCGGGCAGGCTCGTGGACCAGCACGTGTACGGCCTGCTCGCCTCGGACCCGGCGGCGCGCACGCTCGCAGAGGGCTGA
- a CDS encoding sigma 54-interacting transcriptional regulator encodes MSECWVQTLDEASRGHGVHLAAALQRAGLPAAPLAEAAAQGPGVLLAPDAGPATLQALRELRQRPGARVLVVLLPGQAPGCEAYWLLLRGGASDVLAWEQLEHPVEEIAVRLERWRAVGALLDSACVREHLVGTSPAWLPVLQQVVEVAAFTDASVLLLGESGTGKEEVARLIHALDARPDKRELVTLDCGTVMPELSGSEFFGHERGAFTGAVTARDGAFALADGGTLFLDEVGELPAPLQAQLLRAVQEHTFKRVGSNVWQHADFRLVCATNRDLEGEVARGAFRRDLYHRLAAWVCRLPPLRERPEDILPLARHFIGAARPGRPPLQLGAPVREYLLRRSYPGNVRELRQLVLRLCKRHVGEGPLSVGDMPPEELPAAQRITVDAVVSPGGVAGEPWQEAFRASIRRALGLGVGLKEIGRIAADTAIQLALGEEEGNLQRAARRLGVTDRALQLRRAQHGN; translated from the coding sequence ATGAGCGAGTGCTGGGTGCAGACGCTGGACGAGGCGTCGCGGGGCCACGGTGTGCACCTCGCCGCGGCGCTGCAGCGTGCGGGGCTCCCCGCGGCGCCGCTCGCGGAGGCCGCGGCGCAGGGGCCCGGCGTGCTGCTCGCGCCGGACGCCGGCCCCGCCACGCTGCAGGCCCTGCGCGAGCTGCGGCAGCGGCCCGGGGCGCGCGTGCTGGTGGTGCTGCTGCCCGGGCAGGCCCCGGGCTGCGAGGCGTACTGGCTGCTCCTGCGCGGCGGGGCCTCGGACGTGCTCGCGTGGGAACAGCTCGAGCACCCGGTGGAGGAGATCGCCGTGCGGCTCGAGCGCTGGCGGGCGGTGGGGGCGCTGCTCGACTCGGCCTGCGTGCGCGAGCACCTGGTGGGCACCTCGCCCGCGTGGCTCCCGGTGCTGCAGCAGGTGGTGGAGGTGGCCGCCTTCACGGACGCCTCGGTGCTGCTGCTGGGGGAGAGCGGCACCGGCAAGGAGGAGGTGGCGCGGCTCATCCACGCGCTGGATGCGCGGCCCGACAAGCGGGAGCTCGTCACCCTGGACTGCGGGACGGTGATGCCGGAGCTCAGCGGCAGCGAGTTCTTCGGGCACGAGCGCGGCGCCTTCACCGGCGCCGTCACCGCGCGCGACGGCGCCTTCGCGCTGGCGGACGGCGGCACGCTGTTCCTCGACGAGGTGGGCGAGCTGCCGGCCCCGCTGCAGGCGCAGCTGCTGCGCGCGGTGCAGGAGCACACCTTCAAGCGCGTGGGCAGCAACGTCTGGCAGCACGCGGACTTCCGGCTCGTGTGCGCGACGAACCGCGACCTGGAGGGGGAGGTGGCGCGCGGGGCCTTCCGCCGCGACCTCTACCACCGGCTCGCCGCATGGGTGTGCCGCCTGCCGCCGCTGCGCGAGCGCCCCGAGGACATCCTGCCGCTCGCGCGCCACTTCATCGGCGCGGCGCGTCCCGGCCGCCCGCCCCTGCAGCTGGGCGCCCCGGTGCGCGAGTACCTGCTGCGCCGCAGCTACCCGGGCAACGTGCGCGAGCTGCGCCAGCTGGTGCTGCGGCTGTGCAAGCGCCACGTGGGAGAGGGGCCCCTGAGCGTGGGAGACATGCCTCCGGAGGAGCTGCCGGCTGCGCAGCGCATCACGGTGGACGCGGTCGTGAGCCCTGGAGGCGTGGCCGGTGAGCCCTGGCAGGAGGCGTTTCGCGCCTCCATCCGTCGCGCGCTCGGGCTCGGCGTGGGGCTCAAGGAGATCGGCCGAATCGCGGCGGACACGGCCATCCAGCTCGCGTTGGGCGAGGAGGAGGGCAACCTGCAGCGCGCCGCGCGAAGGCTCGGAGTGACGGACCGCGCCCTGCAGCTGCGCCGCGCCCAGCACGGCAACTGA
- a CDS encoding 8-amino-7-oxononanoate synthase produces MPGATITVTPQTITEGGRVKLQASPAVPDSTVKQSIYAWSVERGQVEPLQSTSDRAEWDTTGLTPGGYIVRVSLLQFDAQAKLLHSYTGEEVAVVEARPGVSPAPAATSSASLSASAGAGGSAPTGSPAAAASPSTGAPAAGPAPGASAAPGAGASPAASAAPGTSSAPGGAASPGASTSPGSFSSPTASASPGAAAAPVATVAPAGPTAFPPGFSGASAPLRSYAAPETGTPLPGAMVAPGAGGATLASHDGFGETLLRGGPLPVALRRTSHAATTDEILWMIIRRSTDALSFGNYVNFIDEVLCREGSHTDTHAVHPHGVRDAVKAVKHSRMRLPFPGVDAYRRLKSATEAFMMVNCGVMVDLEELMEDIDLQEEEARLELPLGGAKDPLKFLGNMWSKYLEDVNGTPDAALPYLAICREKLPDVPLTSAHHHEGRRIDCVGIIREKLALPCFLELIWNYWHEEGMLAQTLNYISQRFQNVGAEDGNGLLNMEIDPLRPLNNLLWGYIQDEQNRLSVARRASEYAHQYGFPLHGRAVAGQRAAERRSKFLESFHTLLHRCVQFFRQDDDTTVVADGFPVLNAIKETHYLLAQGAHNQFGDLPSTARQEMLVQQWLLSRPEMREFFGGRVMVPYPEAWMDRVDAMKSLQGWTDVSVVHFHDLAVFGEQLLLSVRYGGWSLASNPNQAANWARYWRAEIQGYIHAYRAATGVDLTAEVTDARHLSERYVPPSVHLRNRLALQAQTRRH; encoded by the coding sequence ATGCCTGGCGCCACGATCACCGTCACACCCCAGACCATCACCGAGGGAGGCAGAGTCAAGCTGCAGGCGTCGCCGGCCGTGCCGGACTCCACGGTGAAGCAGAGCATCTACGCGTGGAGCGTGGAGCGCGGCCAGGTGGAGCCGCTGCAGTCTACCAGCGACCGCGCCGAGTGGGACACCACCGGGCTCACCCCCGGCGGCTACATCGTGCGCGTCTCGCTCCTGCAGTTCGACGCGCAGGCGAAGCTGCTGCACAGCTACACCGGCGAGGAGGTCGCCGTCGTGGAGGCGCGCCCGGGCGTCTCGCCCGCGCCGGCCGCGACCTCCAGCGCGTCGCTCTCCGCGTCCGCAGGTGCGGGCGGCAGTGCACCCACGGGAAGCCCCGCAGCCGCCGCGTCACCGTCCACGGGCGCACCGGCAGCTGGGCCTGCACCGGGTGCGAGCGCTGCGCCGGGCGCGGGCGCTTCACCGGCCGCGTCCGCGGCTCCGGGTACGAGCAGCGCACCGGGTGGGGCCGCATCGCCCGGCGCGAGCACCTCGCCGGGAAGCTTCAGCTCGCCCACGGCGAGCGCCTCGCCGGGCGCGGCCGCTGCGCCGGTCGCGACGGTGGCGCCCGCAGGACCGACGGCGTTCCCGCCGGGCTTCAGCGGCGCGTCCGCACCGCTGCGCAGCTACGCCGCTCCGGAGACGGGCACCCCCCTGCCGGGGGCGATGGTGGCGCCCGGAGCGGGCGGCGCGACGCTCGCGAGCCACGATGGCTTCGGCGAGACGCTGCTGCGCGGCGGACCGCTGCCCGTGGCGCTGCGGCGCACCAGCCACGCGGCCACGACGGACGAGATCCTCTGGATGATCATCCGCCGCAGCACCGATGCGCTCTCCTTCGGCAACTACGTCAACTTCATCGACGAGGTGCTGTGCCGCGAGGGCTCGCACACGGACACGCACGCGGTGCACCCGCACGGCGTGCGTGACGCGGTGAAGGCGGTGAAGCACTCGCGCATGCGCCTGCCCTTCCCCGGCGTGGACGCGTACCGGCGCCTCAAGTCGGCCACCGAGGCCTTCATGATGGTGAACTGCGGCGTGATGGTGGACCTCGAGGAGCTGATGGAGGACATCGACCTCCAGGAGGAGGAGGCGCGGCTCGAGCTGCCGCTGGGCGGCGCGAAGGACCCGCTGAAGTTCCTCGGCAACATGTGGAGCAAGTACCTGGAGGACGTGAACGGCACGCCGGACGCGGCGCTGCCCTACCTGGCCATCTGCCGCGAGAAGCTGCCGGACGTGCCGCTCACCTCCGCGCACCACCACGAGGGGCGCCGCATCGACTGCGTGGGCATCATCCGCGAGAAGCTCGCCCTGCCCTGCTTCCTCGAGCTCATCTGGAACTACTGGCACGAGGAGGGAATGCTGGCGCAGACGCTCAACTACATCAGCCAGCGCTTCCAGAACGTGGGCGCGGAGGACGGCAACGGGCTGCTCAACATGGAGATCGACCCGCTGCGCCCCCTGAACAACCTGCTGTGGGGCTACATCCAGGACGAGCAGAACCGCCTCAGCGTGGCGCGGCGCGCCTCGGAGTACGCGCACCAGTACGGCTTCCCGCTGCACGGGCGCGCGGTGGCGGGCCAGCGCGCCGCGGAGCGCCGCTCGAAGTTCCTCGAGTCCTTCCACACGCTGCTGCACCGCTGCGTGCAGTTCTTCCGGCAGGACGACGACACCACGGTGGTGGCGGACGGCTTCCCGGTGCTCAACGCCATCAAGGAGACGCACTACCTGCTGGCGCAGGGCGCGCACAACCAGTTCGGGGACCTGCCCTCCACGGCGCGCCAGGAGATGCTCGTGCAGCAGTGGCTGCTGTCGCGCCCGGAGATGCGCGAGTTCTTCGGCGGGAGGGTGATGGTGCCCTACCCCGAGGCGTGGATGGACCGCGTGGACGCGATGAAGAGCCTGCAGGGCTGGACGGACGTGAGCGTGGTGCACTTCCACGACCTCGCGGTGTTCGGCGAGCAGCTGCTGCTCTCGGTGCGCTACGGCGGCTGGAGCCTCGCGAGCAACCCGAACCAGGCGGCGAACTGGGCGCGCTACTGGAGGGCGGAGATCCAGGGCTACATCCACGCGTACCGCGCGGCCACGGGCGTGGACCTCACGGCGGAGGTCACCGACGCGCGCCACCTCTCGGAGCGCTACGTGCCGCCCTCGGTGCACCTGCGCAACCGGCTCGCGCTGCAGGCGCAGACGCGGCGTCACTGA
- a CDS encoding aminotransferase class I/II-fold pyridoxal phosphate-dependent enzyme, with product MLDFTSALYLGLHHESRALAPWECLSSGRPAALGEPEESAEVARALARLAGAPRALLSPSTLHLFFDVFGALAPGAGVLLWDEGSYPVARWALERAAARGVPARGFAHHRPEALQRQLQQAAGGRALVLVDGFCAGCGRAAPLARYLELLRPCGGLLVLDDTQALGVWGTPRAGSAYGAGGGGSLRRAGVGGPQVLWCASLAKAFGVPLAVAAGSEACLAQMEERGETRVHCSPPSLAVLRAAQRALALNAARGEALRARLARRVRELRARLAEAGLRASGGLFPVQRLALPDAVDPAALEGRLRRRGVRAVLQRGRCGPRRSVSLLLTARHTRSELEAGAAALAEALDGAQGTRKQAEVRDGEMVPARRRAAGSAAAGIRGWAAR from the coding sequence GTGCTCGACTTCACCAGCGCGCTCTACCTGGGCCTGCACCACGAGAGCCGGGCCCTCGCTCCCTGGGAGTGCCTGAGCTCGGGGAGGCCCGCGGCGCTGGGCGAGCCCGAGGAGAGCGCCGAGGTGGCGCGCGCGCTCGCGCGGCTGGCGGGGGCTCCGCGCGCGCTGCTCTCCCCCTCCACGCTGCACCTGTTCTTCGACGTGTTCGGAGCGCTCGCCCCAGGGGCCGGGGTGCTGCTGTGGGACGAGGGCAGCTACCCCGTGGCGCGCTGGGCCCTGGAGCGCGCGGCGGCACGCGGGGTGCCCGCGCGCGGCTTCGCGCACCACCGGCCCGAGGCGCTGCAGCGGCAGCTCCAGCAGGCCGCGGGTGGGCGCGCGCTGGTGCTCGTGGACGGCTTCTGCGCGGGCTGCGGGAGGGCCGCTCCGCTCGCGCGCTACCTCGAGCTGCTGCGCCCCTGCGGCGGGCTGCTCGTGCTGGACGACACGCAGGCGCTCGGGGTGTGGGGGACGCCCCGCGCGGGCAGCGCCTACGGCGCGGGGGGCGGAGGCTCGCTGCGCCGCGCGGGGGTGGGCGGGCCGCAGGTGCTGTGGTGCGCCTCGCTCGCCAAGGCCTTCGGGGTGCCGCTCGCCGTGGCGGCCGGGAGCGAGGCCTGCCTCGCGCAAATGGAGGAGCGGGGGGAGACGCGGGTGCACTGCAGCCCGCCCTCGCTCGCGGTGCTGCGGGCCGCGCAGCGTGCGCTCGCCCTCAACGCAGCGCGGGGGGAGGCCCTGCGCGCGCGGCTCGCGCGGCGCGTGCGGGAGCTGCGCGCGCGGCTCGCCGAGGCGGGGCTGCGGGCCTCGGGCGGGCTCTTCCCCGTGCAGCGGCTGGCGCTGCCGGACGCGGTGGACCCGGCCGCGCTCGAGGGGCGGCTGCGGCGGCGCGGGGTGCGCGCGGTGCTGCAGCGCGGGCGCTGCGGGCCGCGCCGCTCGGTGAGCCTGCTGCTCACCGCGCGCCACACCCGCAGCGAGCTGGAGGCGGGCGCCGCCGCGCTCGCCGAGGCGCTGGACGGCGCACAGGGCACACGGAAGCAAGCGGAGGTACGCGATGGCGAAATGGTACCAGCACGACGGAGAGCTGCAGGGAGCGCTGCAGCAGGCATTCGAGGGTGGGCTGCCCGGTGA
- a CDS encoding amidohydrolase family protein encodes MVIDCHCHAGQGDGLTGPWDTGAPLEAYLRRAQAAGIARTVLFSAFHSDYPAANRGVARRVAAQPGRFLGFACVNAARERGQVLAHVREAVQELGLCGLKVHRHDARITREVCEAARAFSLPVLYDVMGEVSQVELLATEYPEVAFIIPHLGSFADDWGAQRGMLDVLARHEQVYVDTSGVRRFDLLEEAVQRAGAHKVLFGSDGPWLHPGVELAKVRLLGLSAEDERQVLGGNLLRLLARVRRSPRGRPPRVSAAAPEDEVRDPWRAAGMGSC; translated from the coding sequence ATGGTCATCGACTGCCACTGCCACGCAGGTCAGGGAGACGGGCTCACCGGCCCCTGGGACACGGGCGCGCCGCTCGAGGCCTACCTGCGCCGCGCGCAGGCCGCGGGCATCGCGCGCACCGTGCTCTTCTCCGCCTTCCACTCCGACTACCCCGCGGCGAACCGCGGGGTGGCGCGCCGGGTGGCCGCGCAGCCCGGGCGCTTCCTCGGCTTCGCGTGCGTGAACGCCGCCCGCGAGCGCGGGCAGGTGCTCGCGCACGTGCGCGAGGCCGTGCAGGAGCTGGGGCTGTGCGGCCTCAAGGTGCACCGCCACGACGCGCGCATCACCCGCGAGGTGTGCGAGGCGGCGCGCGCCTTCTCCCTCCCCGTGCTCTACGACGTGATGGGCGAGGTCTCCCAGGTGGAGCTGCTCGCCACCGAGTACCCCGAGGTCGCCTTCATCATCCCCCACCTGGGCAGCTTCGCGGACGACTGGGGGGCGCAGCGCGGGATGCTGGACGTGCTCGCGCGCCACGAGCAGGTGTACGTGGACACCTCGGGGGTGCGGCGCTTCGACCTGCTCGAGGAGGCGGTGCAGCGGGCGGGGGCCCACAAGGTCCTGTTCGGCTCGGATGGGCCGTGGCTGCACCCCGGGGTGGAGCTGGCCAAGGTGCGGCTGCTGGGCCTGAGCGCGGAGGACGAGCGGCAGGTGCTGGGCGGGAACCTGCTGCGGCTGCTGGCGCGGGTGAGGCGCAGCCCGCGGGGAAGGCCTCCCCGGGTGAGCGCGGCGGCGCCGGAGGACGAGGTGAGGGATCCGTGGAGGGCGGCAGGGATGGGCAGCTGCTAG
- a CDS encoding DUF4384 domain-containing protein has protein sequence MKPLPPSPRGPQCPPAAVLEALSAGERVPEPTRAHVQACPDCSAQLQALQSAQAAFLQARPPERFLRQVERREEAPKPSRLPRLLPLIGGLLVPLVAIVLFAPRGGQHPHEDPGVTLKGGGLRVAVARGGSGAPELLENDGAVRAGDALRFSYEAPGPGHLLVLELDGRGEASVFHPFNGATSTPLAAGQRDFLPGSVVLDAAPGPELLVAVFSPRPLEAAPLLEQLRAQAGRPEPTLTCDGCRVSTLRLQKRP, from the coding sequence ATGAAGCCCCTGCCTCCCAGTCCCCGCGGGCCCCAGTGCCCCCCGGCCGCCGTCCTCGAGGCGCTGAGCGCCGGCGAGCGCGTGCCCGAGCCCACCCGTGCCCACGTGCAGGCCTGCCCCGACTGCTCCGCGCAGCTGCAGGCCCTGCAGAGCGCGCAAGCCGCCTTCCTCCAGGCCCGTCCCCCCGAGCGCTTCCTGCGCCAGGTGGAGCGGCGCGAGGAGGCCCCCAAGCCCTCGCGCCTGCCGAGGCTGCTTCCACTGATCGGCGGCCTGCTGGTTCCGCTGGTGGCCATCGTCCTCTTCGCGCCGCGCGGCGGGCAGCACCCGCACGAGGACCCGGGCGTGACCCTGAAGGGCGGAGGCCTGCGGGTCGCCGTGGCGCGCGGGGGCAGCGGCGCGCCGGAGCTGCTGGAGAACGACGGCGCGGTGCGCGCAGGTGATGCGCTGCGCTTCTCCTACGAGGCGCCGGGCCCCGGCCACCTGCTCGTGCTGGAGCTGGACGGGCGCGGGGAGGCGAGCGTGTTCCATCCCTTCAACGGAGCGACGTCGACGCCCCTCGCCGCGGGCCAGCGCGACTTCCTCCCGGGCAGCGTGGTGCTGGATGCGGCGCCCGGTCCCGAGCTGCTCGTCGCCGTGTTCTCGCCCCGCCCGCTCGAGGCCGCGCCCCTGCTCGAGCAGCTGCGCGCGCAGGCCGGACGTCCCGAGCCCACCCTCACCTGTGATGGCTGCCGCGTGAGCACGCTGCGGCTGCAGAAGCGTCCATGA
- the glpK gene encoding glycerol kinase GlpK: MAKARYVLALDQGTTGTHVTILDGRLRVVGRAYREFTQYFPKPGWVEHDLEEIWRSSELCIARALRDAGLKGTAISAIGITNQRETAGLWMRESGRPLGRAIVWQDRRTSELCAELKRKGEEPRVRETTGLVLDPYFSGTKLTWMFRHLKGALKRAESGDAVFGTVDTWLVYKLTGGRAHVTDVSNASRTLLMDLRRLQWDDGMRVLLGVPAACLPQIRSNAEVYGLTRGLRSLPDGIPVAGMAGDQQAALFGQACFAPGESKCTYGTGAFLLMNTGEDAVRSTAGLLTTVAWRLGDKTTYALEGSSFIAGAAVQWLRDGLKVIKRAPDIERLAGQVKDSGDVVFVPALAGLGAPHWRPEARGLIAGLDRGTTIAHVARAVLEGVALQIHDLAAAMRKDSGRDIPVFKADGGAAANDLMMQFQADLLGVPVVRPKNLETTSLGAAFLGGLGAGVWEGTEAIRGVWKADRTFRPKMKPAAREAHLAKWRRAVERA; this comes from the coding sequence ATGGCGAAGGCGAGATACGTGCTGGCGCTCGACCAGGGCACCACGGGCACCCACGTCACCATCCTGGACGGGCGGCTGCGCGTGGTGGGCCGCGCCTACCGCGAGTTCACCCAGTACTTCCCGAAGCCCGGCTGGGTGGAGCACGACCTGGAGGAGATCTGGCGCTCGAGCGAGCTGTGCATCGCGCGCGCGCTGCGTGACGCCGGGCTCAAGGGCACGGCCATCTCCGCCATCGGCATCACCAACCAGCGCGAGACGGCCGGCCTGTGGATGCGCGAGAGCGGGCGCCCGCTGGGCCGCGCCATCGTGTGGCAGGACCGGCGCACCAGCGAGCTGTGCGCGGAGCTGAAGCGCAAGGGCGAGGAGCCGCGGGTGCGCGAGACCACCGGCCTGGTGCTCGACCCCTACTTCAGCGGTACCAAGCTCACCTGGATGTTCCGCCACCTCAAGGGCGCCCTGAAGCGCGCGGAGAGCGGCGACGCCGTGTTCGGCACGGTGGACACCTGGCTCGTCTACAAGCTCACCGGCGGCCGCGCGCACGTGACGGACGTGAGCAACGCGAGCCGCACGCTCTTGATGGACCTGCGGCGGCTGCAGTGGGACGACGGGATGCGCGTGCTGCTGGGCGTGCCCGCCGCGTGCCTGCCGCAGATCCGCTCCAACGCGGAGGTGTACGGCCTCACCCGGGGCCTGCGCTCGCTGCCGGACGGCATCCCGGTGGCCGGCATGGCGGGAGACCAGCAGGCGGCGCTCTTCGGCCAGGCCTGCTTCGCGCCCGGCGAGAGCAAGTGCACCTACGGCACCGGCGCCTTCCTGCTGATGAACACCGGCGAGGACGCGGTGCGCTCCACCGCGGGGCTGCTCACCACGGTGGCGTGGCGGCTGGGGGACAAGACCACGTACGCGCTGGAGGGCAGCTCCTTCATCGCGGGCGCCGCGGTGCAGTGGCTGCGCGACGGGCTCAAGGTCATCAAACGCGCGCCGGACATCGAGCGGCTCGCCGGGCAGGTGAAGGACTCGGGAGACGTGGTGTTCGTGCCGGCGCTCGCGGGGCTGGGCGCGCCGCACTGGCGCCCCGAGGCGCGCGGCCTCATCGCGGGGCTGGACCGGGGCACCACCATCGCGCACGTGGCGCGCGCGGTGCTCGAGGGCGTGGCGCTGCAGATCCACGACCTGGCGGCGGCGATGCGCAAGGACAGCGGCCGCGACATCCCCGTGTTCAAGGCGGACGGCGGTGCGGCGGCCAATGACTTGATGATGCAGTTCCAGGCGGACCTGCTCGGCGTGCCGGTGGTGCGGCCGAAGAACCTGGAGACCACCAGCCTCGGCGCGGCCTTCCTCGGCGGGCTCGGCGCGGGCGTGTGGGAGGGCACCGAGGCCATCCGCGGCGTGTGGAAGGCGGACCGCACCTTCCGCCCGAAGATGAAGCCCGCGGCGCGCGAGGCCCACCTGGCCAAGTGGAGGCGGGCGGTGGAGCGGGCCTGA
- a CDS encoding caspase family protein, with product MTRLLAVLLLLLPLAARAETVRLLVAIGANVGDPDDAVLRFADDDAQRVRQVFVELGGVRADRALLVLNPPADAVRQRLSEVAGRIAELKAAGHDPVLTVYASSHAAGGVLHLGGTHLPLAELRDLARGAGARLTVVIVDACESGTLAKPKGGSAAPAFDVSLERLPLHGQVVISSSGPGESSEEWDSLQGSLFTHHLLTGLRGDADAEGDGKVSLAEAYAYAYRRTVAGAAGAGQHPAYAYDLAGTGDLVLTEPAGARSALVFPAELAGRYVVASQPRPDVVAEVEKQPGRALRLAVPPGRYLLRKRAGASTGLAQLELPYGGERAVREEDLVWRRFTEVAMKGGYLELRNSALLVLGQVGTGPVQDTGARLGAALGYRHTWGPWWGMGTFSAGGKGYRGVGLGVQERALGLGASAGYRWLRWTLVPQLGVGVELLALQQRFTRDREEAAAAPLPSRRALGLGVGPVAGLEVPLPAQAFLLAQAQLLVRQLPAESGPSLRPAASAQLGAGWRF from the coding sequence ATGACCCGCCTCCTCGCCGTCCTTCTGCTGCTCCTCCCGCTCGCCGCGCGCGCCGAGACGGTGCGCCTGCTCGTGGCCATCGGCGCGAACGTGGGCGACCCCGACGACGCGGTGCTGCGCTTCGCGGACGACGACGCGCAGCGCGTGCGCCAGGTCTTCGTGGAGCTGGGCGGGGTGCGCGCGGACCGCGCGCTGCTCGTGCTCAACCCGCCGGCGGATGCGGTGCGCCAGCGCCTGAGCGAGGTCGCGGGCCGCATCGCCGAGCTCAAGGCCGCGGGGCACGACCCGGTGCTCACCGTGTACGCGTCCTCGCACGCGGCCGGAGGCGTGCTGCACCTGGGCGGCACGCACCTGCCGCTCGCCGAGCTGCGCGACCTCGCGCGCGGCGCCGGCGCGCGGCTCACGGTGGTCATCGTGGATGCGTGCGAGAGCGGCACCCTGGCCAAGCCCAAGGGCGGCAGCGCCGCGCCCGCCTTCGACGTCTCGCTCGAGCGCCTGCCCCTGCACGGCCAGGTGGTCATCTCCTCGAGCGGTCCGGGCGAGAGCAGCGAGGAGTGGGACTCGCTGCAGGGCTCGCTGTTCACGCACCACCTGCTCACGGGCCTGCGCGGGGACGCGGACGCAGAAGGGGACGGCAAGGTCTCGCTCGCCGAGGCCTACGCCTACGCGTACCGGCGCACGGTGGCGGGCGCCGCGGGCGCAGGGCAGCACCCGGCCTACGCCTACGATCTCGCGGGCACCGGAGACCTCGTCCTCACCGAGCCCGCCGGAGCGCGCAGCGCGCTCGTGTTCCCCGCGGAGCTCGCGGGGCGCTACGTGGTGGCGAGCCAGCCGCGCCCGGACGTGGTGGCGGAGGTCGAGAAGCAGCCGGGCCGCGCCCTGCGGCTCGCCGTACCGCCGGGCCGCTACCTGCTGCGCAAGCGCGCGGGCGCGAGCACCGGCCTCGCGCAGCTGGAGCTGCCCTACGGCGGCGAGCGCGCGGTGCGCGAGGAGGACCTGGTGTGGCGCCGCTTCACCGAGGTGGCGATGAAGGGCGGCTACCTGGAGCTGCGCAACTCGGCCCTGCTCGTGCTCGGGCAGGTGGGCACGGGACCGGTGCAGGACACCGGCGCGCGCCTCGGCGCGGCGCTCGGCTACCGGCACACCTGGGGCCCCTGGTGGGGGATGGGAACCTTCAGCGCAGGGGGCAAGGGCTACCGCGGCGTGGGGCTCGGCGTGCAGGAGCGCGCGCTGGGGCTCGGCGCCTCCGCGGGCTACCGCTGGCTGCGCTGGACGCTGGTGCCACAGCTGGGCGTGGGCGTGGAGCTGCTCGCGCTCCAGCAGCGCTTCACGCGCGACCGCGAGGAGGCGGCCGCGGCGCCCCTGCCCTCGCGCCGTGCGCTGGGGCTCGGCGTGGGTCCGGTGGCGGGGCTCGAGGTACCGCTCCCTGCGCAGGCCTTCCTGCTCGCGCAGGCGCAGCTGCTGGTGCGCCAGCTTCCGGCCGAGTCCGGCCCCTCGCTGCGCCCGGCCGCCTCGGCGCAGCTGGGCGCGGGCTGGCGCTTCTAG